From one Bradyrhizobium sp. Ash2021 genomic stretch:
- a CDS encoding TRAP transporter substrate-binding protein, with protein MKRRDFLKVSAAGAAATAVASPAIAQSSPEIKWRMTSSFPKSLDTIYGGAVEVSKYVAEMTDNKFQIQVFAAGEIVPGLQALDATSNGTVEMCHTVSYYYVGKDPTFAIYASVPFGLNARQQNSWWYQGGGMELGNEFFKKFGVIGAPCGNTGTQMGGWFRKEIKTVADLSGLKFRIGGIAGQVLQKVGVVPQQLAGGDIYPALEKGTIDAAEWVGPYDDEKLGFQKVAKYYYYPGFWEGGPMVHAFTNLEKWNSLPKNYQAILTNAMANANSWMAARYDMQNPSALKRLVAGGTQLRPFTTEVLEACLKATNELWGEISAKNADFKKSIDAMQAYRSDQYLWWQVAEYTFDSFMIRSRTRG; from the coding sequence ATGAAGCGTCGTGATTTTTTGAAGGTTTCGGCGGCCGGTGCTGCCGCGACAGCCGTTGCCTCGCCGGCGATCGCGCAATCGTCCCCTGAGATCAAATGGCGCATGACATCGAGCTTCCCGAAGTCGCTCGACACCATCTATGGCGGCGCGGTCGAGGTGTCGAAATACGTCGCCGAAATGACCGACAACAAGTTTCAGATCCAGGTGTTCGCGGCGGGCGAAATTGTTCCAGGCCTGCAGGCGCTGGATGCGACGTCCAACGGCACCGTCGAGATGTGCCACACCGTCTCCTACTATTATGTCGGCAAGGATCCGACCTTTGCGATCTACGCCTCGGTCCCGTTCGGCCTCAACGCGCGCCAGCAGAACTCCTGGTGGTATCAGGGCGGCGGCATGGAGCTTGGCAATGAGTTCTTCAAGAAGTTCGGCGTGATCGGCGCTCCCTGCGGCAATACCGGCACGCAGATGGGCGGCTGGTTCCGCAAGGAGATCAAGACCGTCGCCGATCTCTCCGGCCTCAAATTCCGCATCGGCGGCATCGCCGGACAGGTTCTGCAGAAGGTCGGCGTGGTGCCGCAGCAGCTCGCCGGCGGCGACATCTATCCGGCGCTGGAAAAGGGCACCATCGATGCGGCCGAGTGGGTCGGTCCGTATGACGACGAGAAGCTCGGATTCCAGAAGGTCGCGAAGTACTACTATTATCCCGGCTTCTGGGAAGGCGGCCCGATGGTCCACGCCTTCACCAATCTCGAGAAGTGGAATTCGCTGCCGAAGAACTATCAGGCGATCCTCACCAACGCGATGGCGAACGCCAATAGCTGGATGGCGGCGCGCTACGACATGCAGAACCCGTCGGCGCTGAAGCGTCTGGTCGCCGGCGGCACGCAGCTGCGTCCCTTCACCACCGAAGTGCTGGAAGCCTGCCTGAAGGCGACCAACGAATTGTGGGGCGAGATCTCGGCCAAGAACGCCGATTTCAAGAAATCGATCGACGCGATGCAGGCCTATCGCTCCGATCAGTATCTGTGGTGGCAGGTCGCCGAATACACGTTTGACAGCTTCATGATCCGCTCGCGCACGCGCGGCTGA
- a CDS encoding TRAP transporter substrate-binding protein DctP gives MKRRDFLKVTGLGAAGATAMAAPAIAQSMPEIKWRMTTSWPKSLDTLHGGAEMMAKAVGEATDNKFQIQTFAAGEIVPGLQVLDAVQSATVEMGHTATYYYFGKDPTFTFGCAVPFGPNSRINQAWYTLGGGKELLNDFFKSYNVTSLLAGNTGCQMGGFFRKEINTVEDLKGLKFRIGGFAGRVMQKLGCVPQQLAGGDIYPALEKGTIDAAEWVGPYDDEKLGLYKVAPHYYYPGWWEGGPMLLALINLDKWNALPKYYQSVLEQAGHYANNWMMAKYDTVNPMALRKLLAAGTKLHAFSPPIMEASFKAAKELHNEVSATNANFKKVYESLTNYANNGYSWFQVAEVGYDSFMARHSQS, from the coding sequence ATGAAGCGAAGAGATTTTCTCAAGGTCACCGGTTTAGGCGCGGCTGGCGCAACCGCGATGGCCGCACCGGCGATCGCGCAGTCGATGCCGGAGATCAAGTGGCGCATGACCACGAGCTGGCCGAAATCGCTCGACACGCTGCATGGCGGCGCCGAGATGATGGCGAAAGCCGTTGGTGAAGCGACCGACAACAAATTCCAGATCCAGACGTTTGCCGCCGGTGAAATCGTTCCGGGTCTGCAAGTGCTCGACGCCGTACAGAGCGCCACCGTCGAAATGGGCCATACCGCCACATATTATTATTTCGGCAAGGACCCGACCTTTACGTTTGGCTGCGCGGTACCGTTCGGGCCGAACTCGCGCATCAACCAGGCCTGGTACACGCTGGGCGGCGGCAAGGAACTGCTGAACGATTTCTTCAAGAGCTACAATGTCACCTCGCTGCTCGCGGGCAACACCGGCTGCCAGATGGGCGGCTTCTTCCGCAAGGAGATCAATACCGTCGAGGATCTCAAGGGCCTCAAATTCCGCATCGGCGGCTTTGCCGGGCGCGTGATGCAGAAGCTCGGTTGCGTGCCGCAGCAGCTGGCCGGCGGCGACATCTATCCGGCGCTGGAAAAAGGCACGATCGATGCGGCCGAATGGGTTGGTCCCTATGACGACGAAAAACTCGGCCTCTACAAGGTCGCGCCGCATTACTATTATCCTGGATGGTGGGAAGGCGGACCGATGCTGCTCGCCCTGATCAACCTGGACAAGTGGAACGCGCTGCCCAAATACTACCAAAGCGTGCTCGAACAGGCCGGTCATTACGCCAACAACTGGATGATGGCGAAGTACGATACGGTCAATCCGATGGCGCTGCGCAAATTGCTCGCCGCCGGTACCAAGCTGCACGCCTTCTCGCCGCCGATCATGGAGGCTTCCTTCAAGGCCGCGAAGGAACTGCACAACGAAGTCTCCGCGACCAATGCGAATTTCAAGAAGGTTTATGAGTCGCTGACCAACTACGCGAACAACGGCTACTCCTGGTTCCAGGTCGCCGAAGTCGGTTACGACAGCTTCATGGCGCGCCACTCGCAGAGCTGA
- a CDS encoding Mrp/NBP35 family ATP-binding protein: protein MSVTQQQVQDALAKVASPRGVALTNANVLSVITVTDGKVFFSINVDAAEARAWESVRAQAEAAVRAIPGVTVAMIALTAERKAGAAAPPPQPHRHAHGVQPVSAHKPPQSPSSPMSKQSEIPGVAAVIAVASGKGGVGKSTTALNLALGLRDLGLRVGLLDADIYGPSVPRLTGIHEKPQLDDNRKMIPISRFGLAIMSIGFLVEEDTAMIWRGPMVMSAITQMLRDVAWGTLDVLVVDMPPGTGDAQLTLAQNVPLKGAVIVSTPQDLSLIDARRGLAMFKKVNVPVLGIVENMSYFQCPHCGTRSDIFGHGGARHEAERLGVPFLGEIPLHMSIRTTSDSGNPVVASEPDGPHAAIYRAIGTKVRDQLQGVIAAA from the coding sequence GTGAGCGTAACCCAGCAACAGGTTCAGGATGCCTTGGCCAAGGTGGCGTCGCCGCGCGGCGTCGCCCTGACCAACGCCAATGTGCTGTCGGTGATCACGGTCACCGACGGCAAGGTGTTCTTTTCGATCAATGTCGATGCCGCCGAGGCCCGCGCGTGGGAAAGCGTGCGCGCGCAAGCCGAAGCCGCCGTGCGCGCCATTCCCGGCGTCACGGTGGCCATGATCGCGCTGACGGCCGAGCGCAAGGCAGGCGCCGCGGCACCGCCGCCGCAACCGCATCGCCATGCTCACGGCGTGCAGCCGGTGTCAGCGCATAAGCCGCCGCAAAGCCCGAGTTCGCCGATGTCCAAGCAGTCGGAGATTCCGGGCGTCGCCGCCGTCATCGCGGTGGCGTCGGGCAAGGGCGGCGTCGGCAAATCGACCACCGCGCTCAATCTGGCGCTGGGCTTGCGCGATCTCGGCCTGCGCGTCGGCCTGCTCGACGCCGATATTTACGGGCCGTCGGTGCCGCGGCTGACCGGCATTCACGAGAAGCCGCAGCTCGACGACAACCGGAAAATGATTCCGATTTCCCGTTTCGGCCTCGCCATCATGTCGATCGGCTTCCTGGTCGAGGAAGACACGGCGATGATCTGGCGCGGGCCGATGGTGATGTCGGCGATCACGCAAATGCTGCGCGATGTCGCGTGGGGCACGCTCGATGTTCTCGTGGTCGATATGCCGCCCGGCACCGGCGACGCGCAACTGACGCTGGCGCAGAACGTGCCGCTGAAGGGCGCCGTCATCGTCTCGACGCCGCAGGATCTGTCCCTGATCGACGCGCGGCGGGGCCTCGCGATGTTCAAGAAGGTCAACGTGCCCGTGCTCGGCATTGTCGAGAACATGAGCTATTTCCAGTGCCCGCATTGCGGCACCCGGTCGGACATCTTTGGTCACGGTGGTGCGCGCCATGAGGCGGAGCGGCTGGGCGTGCCGTTTTTGGGCGAGATACCCCTGCACATGTCGATTCGCACCACGTCGGATTCTGGCAACCCGGTGGTGGCCAGCGAACCGGATGGACCGCACGCGGCGATTTACCGCGCGATCGGTACCAAGGTGCGCGACCAGCTTCAGGGCGTCATCGCTGCGGCCTGA